The bacterium genome includes a window with the following:
- a CDS encoding right-handed parallel beta-helix repeat-containing protein, with protein MAGWQASYIGEANNDWDFSWREIHYEPTLYQHWCRAWSCVGTIATEDMINVALIDHSTDEFFPDEQPVVVQVQPNFGASQSQKTVYLGSQDEGTRPFLLGTSVPAVVFNREGPEGPVVLEAEPPDYLTWTANPLYDEPTDPPASVYVVVSSRYGNYIAFDQTQSGSPLNRLWRDLGEGWERADASGILPEMFFGHLAASDDALFYLWPGGGQHLYISTDQGTNFTEMLHDIGFDVVSSMSVGERAEMPLYIGDHLNNTGRIICRYRHPLDENWYAAPISYGTVLDVVADPCVPWLLWARVNEPGNNRETIRMYYYFPTEPPNVSLGDAKWWVPDGSHAGEYSVRDIRVSALDEHRRIMDVTLQTPNSNDADVDHTVVKRWDFNVPGTLPPYLPSTTAGTWLLAGDVVIPAEHTVTIEPGTVLLCAPMAKLIVEGSLIVNGNVEKEVVFKRVAQDQSDAWEGLYVEGDCELNYCTIEGASIGIESHKAVSLEMDHCTVRDCGVGFYAYQPAGSAEPQISYCTFMGNDHEGISLLETAGAAITNCEITGNGDTGILLVDSYAKLVENRVRENGYPESYYGLECFGSSPVLYCNEFENNMKGEVALFNQSYPVLWNNNGAGGGNNTFLNDSKTLVTMYDSYPLLMKGENNFYLGTQGYFLADMSAKPTAQDISGNYWNPSLSLSLLYPPDPDVWKWWSTNPTSSSCGSGILDFEGGPEELFEQGFYAEMNDNPEQAEASYTSLLTTYPDSTLALAAAARLFELSRQADSSHANLQDYLFTLAETHAEDTVLAKSLRAVATRLWVQEHIYGNPLDYYTGIMNDPPTEVDSVFAALDHAVTTLVQQYEEGGGGGLDCAGPTVSVSSLRTLRSEVGTALPEAPLNEHEGYSLPPSDYVLEQNYPNPFNAMTTIRYYLPEETRVQVALYNLMGQKVADLVDDVQPTGYHTVNWNAVALASGVYVYQLKAGKFSDAKKMVLIR; from the coding sequence GTGGCAGGCTGGCAAGCCAGCTACATCGGAGAAGCCAATAATGACTGGGACTTCTCGTGGAGAGAGATTCACTACGAACCGACACTATACCAGCATTGGTGCCGCGCCTGGTCATGCGTGGGAACAATTGCGACGGAGGACATGATAAATGTGGCGCTGATTGACCATTCCACCGATGAGTTTTTCCCGGATGAGCAACCGGTGGTGGTGCAGGTGCAGCCAAACTTCGGCGCATCTCAGTCGCAGAAGACAGTCTATCTGGGCAGTCAAGACGAAGGAACGCGTCCTTTTCTCTTGGGCACGTCTGTCCCGGCCGTGGTATTCAACCGTGAAGGGCCGGAGGGGCCGGTTGTCCTGGAAGCCGAACCGCCCGATTATCTGACGTGGACTGCGAATCCGCTTTATGACGAGCCGACGGATCCTCCGGCATCGGTATATGTCGTTGTCTCGTCGCGATACGGCAACTATATCGCATTCGATCAGACACAGAGCGGATCTCCATTGAATCGTTTGTGGCGAGATCTTGGAGAAGGTTGGGAACGTGCAGACGCATCAGGGATTCTGCCAGAGATGTTCTTTGGACATCTTGCCGCTTCGGATGATGCGCTATTCTACCTCTGGCCGGGGGGTGGTCAGCATTTATATATCTCCACGGATCAAGGAACGAATTTCACCGAGATGCTGCATGATATCGGTTTCGACGTCGTTTCCAGCATGTCAGTGGGCGAACGGGCCGAAATGCCACTCTATATTGGAGACCATCTGAACAACACCGGCCGCATCATCTGCCGCTACCGGCATCCACTCGACGAGAATTGGTACGCGGCGCCGATCTCTTACGGTACTGTCTTGGACGTTGTGGCGGATCCTTGTGTCCCGTGGTTACTATGGGCCCGGGTAAATGAGCCGGGTAACAATCGTGAGACCATTCGGATGTACTACTATTTCCCAACAGAACCGCCGAATGTTTCTCTCGGCGACGCTAAATGGTGGGTTCCCGATGGTTCGCACGCCGGTGAATACTCAGTCCGGGACATTCGGGTGTCTGCGCTGGATGAGCATCGGCGGATTATGGACGTAACGCTTCAGACACCGAATTCAAACGATGCGGATGTTGATCATACCGTTGTGAAGCGTTGGGACTTCAACGTCCCCGGTACACTTCCTCCTTACTTGCCTTCCACGACGGCAGGCACGTGGTTGCTGGCGGGTGATGTGGTGATTCCGGCGGAACACACCGTCACTATTGAACCCGGTACGGTTCTGCTCTGCGCTCCAATGGCTAAGCTGATTGTGGAGGGAAGTTTAATTGTCAATGGCAACGTGGAGAAGGAAGTTGTGTTCAAGAGAGTTGCACAAGACCAATCGGATGCTTGGGAAGGTCTCTATGTGGAAGGAGATTGCGAGCTGAACTACTGCACGATTGAGGGCGCCTCGATTGGCATCGAGAGCCACAAGGCGGTATCGCTGGAGATGGATCATTGCACGGTGCGGGACTGCGGGGTGGGGTTTTATGCCTATCAACCGGCAGGATCGGCCGAGCCGCAGATCAGCTATTGTACGTTCATGGGTAACGACCACGAGGGGATTTCGCTCTTAGAAACGGCCGGCGCGGCCATCACCAATTGTGAGATTACGGGCAACGGCGACACCGGCATTCTGCTGGTAGACTCCTACGCCAAGCTGGTCGAGAATCGAGTTCGCGAGAACGGCTATCCGGAGTCATACTACGGACTCGAGTGTTTTGGAAGCTCGCCGGTTCTCTACTGCAATGAGTTCGAGAACAACATGAAGGGCGAGGTTGCGCTGTTCAACCAAAGCTATCCCGTCCTGTGGAACAACAACGGCGCAGGCGGCGGCAACAACACATTTCTGAACGACAGCAAGACTTTAGTCACGATGTATGACTCCTATCCGTTGTTGATGAAAGGCGAGAACAACTTCTACCTGGGAACTCAGGGATACTTCTTGGCGGACATGTCGGCCAAGCCCACTGCGCAAGACATCAGCGGCAACTACTGGAACCCGTCGCTGTCGCTAAGTCTGCTCTATCCTCCCGATCCTGACGTATGGAAATGGTGGAGCACGAATCCCACATCGAGCTCGTGTGGGAGTGGAATTCTGGACTTCGAGGGCGGTCCTGAGGAGCTCTTTGAGCAAGGATTCTATGCGGAGATGAATGATAATCCCGAGCAAGCAGAAGCGTCCTATACGAGCCTCTTGACCACCTATCCCGACAGCACGCTGGCACTGGCGGCGGCGGCGCGGCTGTTCGAATTGAGTCGGCAGGCAGACTCGTCGCATGCCAACCTGCAAGACTATCTGTTCACTCTCGCTGAGACGCACGCCGAGGACACGGTTCTGGCGAAGTCGCTGCGGGCGGTGGCAACACGGCTGTGGGTGCAAGAGCACATCTACGGCAATCCGCTGGACTACTATACGGGGATCATGAACGATCCTCCGACGGAAGTGGATTCCGTGTTTGCTGCCTTGGATCATGCGGTGACGACTCTCGTGCAGCAATACGAAGAAGGTGGCGGCGGTGGTTTGGATTGTGCCGGGCCGACGGTCTCCGTTTCGTCCCTGCGGACTCTGCGGAGCGAAGTCGGGACTGCCCTTCCCGAGGCTCCCTTGAACGAGCACGAGGGATATTCGTTGCCACCGAGCGACTATGTACTGGAGCAGAACTATCCCAATCCGTTCAACGCCATGACGACCATTCGGTACTATCTCCCCGAGGAGACTCGGGTGCAGGTTGCGCTGTACAATCTGATGGGTCAGAAGGTGGCCGATCTCGTGGACGACGTGCAACCGACCGGCTATCATACAGTCAACTGGAACGCGGTTGCTCTGGCATCCGGCGTCTACGTCTATCAGCTTAAGGCCGGAAAGTTCAGCGATGCGAAAAAGATGGTGCTGATTCGGTAG
- a CDS encoding T9SS type A sorting domain-containing protein: MGMVNKTLAIACGLIGVLAGVAGPAIAQPQAPIEWGEVRWLGFASSPGIIQILPMGDTLAFYGLGPQGRCYTSYSYDNGLTISAWRLVQPQGQLDNYANMAGCDGHVMLVRTFIDPNPWQSWVQLSSDGGSSWSGDTFGLTGGHRYSFLSGWLGASVRTQLLVGDLVQMRCAITLDAGQTWASEVIVPGGDTLEVSQSSFGITRGSMIIIARQRYIGSEDFLHYSVSEDSGGSWSQMQLLPGQPNSTGFLSKYCAVADRFSPVCIVSSTWNRGIENPQQRLWIHRTVDGGSSWESARSMTDSLTVRRNSEPTLFCRGKLFGVAWPDVRGTELPDLLWRFSANHGRNWYPEQAVIFDVRGVEHLWGQFDDNSVRIYWIERIDSASGPIDARAIWGAMTPDTIPPEVVPLALPPDTVAVNAQILFLAAISDNDMLSQERLRVCSETDSVTVPMTWTGTDYMALWRVPHEGRYWYRIEGEDWWENVGGYPDSSWAMLVTPGWVDAVNDPYTLSPSTFNLSVYPNPSNSWPTIRLSSDWLIHGQVTIEVFNLLGQSVGHASVTGNHYGKIISINEVMPEPVSSGIYWIQVRNNAESKLAKILLLR; this comes from the coding sequence ATGGGCATGGTGAATAAGACATTGGCAATTGCCTGCGGGCTGATAGGAGTCCTTGCAGGTGTGGCTGGACCTGCCATTGCCCAGCCGCAGGCGCCGATTGAGTGGGGGGAGGTGCGGTGGTTAGGATTTGCCTCTTCGCCGGGCATTATCCAGATCTTGCCTATGGGGGATACGTTGGCGTTCTACGGACTTGGACCACAAGGTAGATGTTACACGTCCTACAGTTACGACAATGGGTTGACCATCAGCGCATGGCGACTCGTGCAGCCACAAGGACAGCTTGACAATTACGCCAACATGGCTGGCTGTGACGGCCATGTCATGCTTGTGCGAACGTTCATTGATCCCAACCCCTGGCAATCTTGGGTTCAACTCAGTTCTGATGGCGGATCGAGCTGGTCGGGAGACACGTTTGGTTTGACTGGCGGCCATCGTTATTCCTTTCTGTCGGGATGGTTAGGTGCAAGTGTGCGGACGCAGTTGCTCGTTGGGGACTTGGTTCAAATGCGTTGCGCGATTACGCTTGACGCAGGACAGACATGGGCCTCAGAGGTTATTGTACCGGGCGGAGACACTCTTGAAGTCTCGCAGAGCAGTTTCGGCATTACGCGTGGATCAATGATTATCATAGCCCGCCAGCGCTACATCGGCAGTGAGGATTTCCTGCACTACTCCGTGAGCGAGGACTCTGGCGGGTCGTGGTCGCAGATGCAGTTGCTGCCGGGACAACCTAACTCGACAGGATTTCTCTCCAAGTATTGCGCCGTAGCGGACAGATTCTCTCCGGTTTGTATCGTTAGCAGCACTTGGAATCGAGGGATTGAGAATCCTCAGCAAAGATTGTGGATTCACCGCACAGTGGACGGCGGCTCCTCTTGGGAGAGCGCACGGAGCATGACAGACTCCTTAACGGTTAGGCGCAACTCTGAACCGACACTATTTTGCAGAGGCAAACTATTTGGCGTCGCATGGCCAGACGTTCGAGGCACGGAACTTCCGGACCTCCTGTGGAGATTCTCGGCCAATCATGGGCGGAACTGGTATCCGGAGCAAGCCGTGATTTTTGACGTTCGGGGCGTCGAGCACCTGTGGGGCCAGTTTGACGACAACAGCGTGCGAATCTATTGGATCGAGAGGATTGATTCCGCTAGCGGTCCCATAGATGCGCGTGCAATTTGGGGCGCCATGACTCCCGACACAATTCCTCCTGAAGTTGTGCCGCTAGCGTTGCCGCCGGATACCGTTGCTGTTAATGCACAGATACTCTTTCTCGCCGCAATCAGTGACAACGACATGCTTTCTCAAGAACGCCTGCGGGTGTGCAGTGAGACCGACTCTGTCACCGTTCCGATGACTTGGACTGGCACCGACTACATGGCCCTGTGGAGGGTACCGCACGAGGGACGATACTGGTATCGGATTGAAGGCGAAGACTGGTGGGAAAACGTGGGTGGCTATCCGGATTCGAGCTGGGCTATGCTGGTAACACCCGGGTGGGTTGATGCTGTAAACGACCCTTACACCCTTTCGCCTTCAACCTTCAACCTTTCCGTTTATCCCAATCCCTCTAATAGCTGGCCAACTATCCGATTATCCTCCGACTGGCTTATACACGGTCAAGTTACCATCGAAGTCTTCAATTTGCTTGGGCAATCTGTCGGTCACGCTTCCGTAACTGGAAACCACTACGGCAAAATCATCTCAATAAATGAGGTCATGCCAGAACCTGTGAGTTCCGGAATTTATTGGATTCAGGTTCGCAATAATGCCGAGAGTAAGCTCGCCAAGATTTTGCTCCTTCGCTAA